A stretch of Amycolatopsis balhimycina FH 1894 DNA encodes these proteins:
- a CDS encoding SAM-dependent methyltransferase, with amino-acid sequence MTGEASWVPPEIDTTVPNPARVYDFWLDGDHNFAADRALGEQILKIMPGVRDAARLNRAFLRRAARYMVDAGVRQFLDIGSGIPTAGNLHEIVQQADPACRVVYVDREPVAVAHSELLLQGNDNCAVLQADLRDVNDIFDAEPARRLLDPEQPIGLFMLLLLHFVPDSWDPEGILTRYHDRLAPGSFLAVTHVAADSGSAGLDEAIEVYTSRQNQQNRPFPRTHDQVLRFFQGFDLVEPGLVGCAMWHPEGVGDMSEDPSVNSLPYAGVGRKP; translated from the coding sequence GTGACCGGGGAAGCGAGCTGGGTACCGCCGGAGATCGACACCACGGTGCCGAACCCGGCGCGGGTGTACGACTTCTGGCTCGACGGCGACCACAACTTCGCCGCCGACCGGGCGCTCGGGGAGCAGATCCTGAAGATCATGCCCGGGGTCCGGGACGCGGCCCGGCTCAACCGCGCCTTCCTGCGCCGCGCCGCGCGGTACATGGTCGACGCCGGGGTCCGGCAGTTCCTCGACATCGGGTCCGGCATCCCGACGGCGGGGAACCTCCACGAGATCGTCCAGCAGGCCGACCCGGCGTGCCGGGTGGTCTACGTCGACCGCGAGCCGGTCGCGGTCGCGCACAGCGAGCTGCTGTTGCAGGGCAACGACAACTGCGCGGTGCTCCAGGCCGACCTGCGCGACGTCAACGACATCTTCGACGCGGAGCCGGCGCGCCGGCTGCTCGACCCCGAGCAGCCGATCGGGCTGTTCATGTTGCTGCTGCTGCACTTCGTGCCCGACTCGTGGGATCCGGAGGGCATCCTGACCCGCTACCACGACCGGCTCGCGCCGGGCAGTTTCCTCGCCGTCACGCACGTCGCGGCGGACTCCGGTTCGGCGGGCCTCGACGAGGCGATCGAGGTGTACACGAGCCGGCAGAACCAGCAGAACCGGCCGTTCCCGCGCACGCACGACCAGGTGCTCCGGTTCTTCCAGGGCTTCGACCTGGTCGAACCGGGCCTGGTCGGCTGCGCGATGTGGCACCCGGAGGGAGTCGGCGACATGTCCGAAGACCCGTCGGTCAACTCCCTCCCCTACGCGGGCGTCGGGCGGAAACCGTAG
- a CDS encoding glycoside hydrolase family 3 protein, which yields MRHSLFRRALVPAVAATLLLAPSPALAAAPPPFRDPSLPLATRIDDLLSRLTADEKISLLHQYEPAIPRLGIGVFKTGTEALHGIAWSTDYDNKGAVVKADGTVFPQAIGLASTWDPALVKQVGSAVGQEARGFNARNPTLWGLNLWAPVVNLLRDPRWGRNEEGYSEDPHLTGELATAYGRGIQGDDPRYLQAAPTLKHYLAYNNEVSRDTSNSSVPPKILHDYDEQAFKIPLEAGAANAVMPSYNLVNGRPNTVSPDLGGKLRQWAPQDIAVVSDAGAPSNLVNSEKYYATKAEADAAAIKAGLDSFTDNDTDGSITAAAVKEALSKGLLTMADVEKADRHLLSLRFRLGEFDPPGRNPYAKITPAVINSPAHQALARKAADEQVVLLRNNGGALPLDAARNKKIAVVGPLSNTLYEDWYSGAMQTKVTPVQGIKERLGSAGTVASSEGVDRIALKDLSTGRYLTAPTTTGKVTAGGTIAGTTESFDVYDWGAGKNTLRAAANGKFLSYSGGALVNDVDQPAGWFVQQQLKLDAQPDGSYVLEYAGNEVNEPWFGPNKFAVVGADGVLTISSPDAAHATKFGRDVLTSGVGSAVAAAKDADTAVVVVGSMPFINGREANDRTSTELAPAQRALIEAVQKANPHTVVVVENSYPTTGWDTLSVPGIVWTSHAGQETGHAVADVLFGDKDPSGRLTQTWYASDAGLPSILDYDIAKTGMTYQYYRGKPLFPFGYGLSYTSFRYSGVRAVQAGGKVQVSVDVTNTGARAGTDVVQLYSKNAGVQRLRDFSKVTLAPKQTRTLRFEVPVADLASWDVSRDRSVVAAGVYEFSVGRNAAELSAPQPVYVPGERALPRDLSRPTQAQNFDDYSGTTLTDTSKVSGTSVAGVAGSWVAYRDVALNGPARFSASVSAPASSRVTIRLDSPTGRVLGTASVPSTGDRYAYTTVTAALAKAAGRHDVYLTFDGPVNVATFSLR from the coding sequence CGATCCGTCGCTGCCCCTGGCGACGCGGATCGACGACCTGCTGTCTCGCCTGACGGCGGACGAGAAGATCTCCCTGCTGCACCAGTACGAACCGGCCATCCCGCGGCTCGGCATCGGCGTGTTCAAGACCGGCACCGAGGCGCTGCACGGCATCGCGTGGTCGACCGACTACGACAACAAGGGCGCCGTCGTCAAGGCGGACGGCACCGTGTTCCCGCAGGCCATCGGCCTCGCCAGCACCTGGGACCCGGCACTGGTCAAGCAGGTCGGCTCGGCCGTCGGGCAGGAGGCGCGCGGCTTCAACGCGCGGAACCCGACGCTGTGGGGCCTCAACCTCTGGGCGCCGGTGGTGAACCTGCTGCGCGACCCGCGGTGGGGCCGCAACGAAGAGGGCTACTCCGAGGACCCCCACCTCACCGGGGAGCTCGCGACCGCCTACGGCCGCGGCATCCAGGGCGACGACCCGCGGTACCTGCAGGCCGCCCCCACGCTCAAGCACTACCTCGCCTACAACAACGAGGTCAGCCGCGACACCAGCAACTCCTCGGTGCCGCCCAAGATCCTGCACGACTACGACGAGCAGGCGTTCAAGATCCCGCTGGAGGCCGGCGCGGCCAACGCCGTCATGCCGTCGTACAACCTGGTCAACGGGCGGCCGAACACGGTGAGCCCCGACCTCGGCGGCAAGCTGCGGCAGTGGGCGCCCCAGGACATCGCCGTCGTCAGCGACGCCGGCGCACCGTCCAACCTGGTCAACTCCGAGAAGTACTACGCCACCAAGGCCGAGGCGGACGCGGCGGCGATCAAGGCGGGGCTCGACAGCTTCACCGACAACGACACCGACGGCTCGATCACCGCCGCCGCGGTCAAGGAGGCGCTGAGCAAGGGCCTGCTGACCATGGCCGACGTCGAAAAGGCCGACCGGCACCTGCTTTCGCTGCGGTTCCGGCTCGGCGAGTTCGACCCGCCGGGACGCAACCCCTACGCGAAGATCACACCGGCCGTCATCAACTCGCCGGCCCACCAGGCCCTCGCCCGCAAGGCCGCCGACGAGCAGGTCGTGCTGCTGCGCAACAACGGCGGCGCGCTGCCGCTGGACGCCGCGCGGAACAAGAAGATCGCGGTCGTCGGCCCGCTCTCGAACACGTTGTACGAAGACTGGTACAGCGGCGCGATGCAGACCAAGGTCACCCCGGTGCAGGGCATCAAGGAGCGGCTCGGCTCGGCGGGCACGGTCGCGTCGTCGGAAGGCGTCGACCGGATCGCGCTGAAGGACCTCTCGACCGGCCGGTACCTGACCGCGCCGACGACCACGGGGAAGGTGACTGCCGGCGGGACCATCGCGGGCACCACCGAATCCTTCGACGTCTACGACTGGGGCGCGGGCAAGAACACCCTGCGGGCGGCCGCGAACGGCAAGTTCCTCAGCTACTCCGGCGGCGCCCTGGTGAACGACGTCGACCAGCCGGCCGGCTGGTTCGTGCAGCAGCAGCTGAAGCTCGACGCCCAGCCCGACGGCAGCTACGTGCTCGAATACGCGGGCAACGAAGTGAACGAGCCGTGGTTCGGCCCGAACAAGTTCGCCGTCGTCGGCGCCGACGGGGTCCTGACGATCTCCTCGCCGGACGCCGCGCACGCGACCAAGTTCGGCCGTGACGTGCTCACCAGCGGGGTCGGCAGCGCGGTCGCCGCCGCCAAGGACGCGGACACCGCCGTCGTCGTGGTCGGCAGCATGCCGTTCATCAACGGCCGCGAGGCCAACGACCGGACCAGCACCGAGCTCGCCCCGGCGCAGCGCGCGCTGATCGAGGCCGTGCAGAAGGCCAACCCGCACACCGTCGTCGTGGTGGAGAACAGCTATCCGACGACCGGCTGGGACACGCTGTCCGTGCCGGGCATCGTGTGGACCAGCCACGCCGGGCAGGAGACCGGGCACGCGGTCGCCGACGTGCTCTTCGGCGACAAGGACCCGAGCGGGCGGCTGACGCAGACCTGGTACGCCTCCGACGCCGGGCTGCCGAGCATCCTGGACTACGACATCGCGAAGACCGGGATGACGTACCAGTACTACCGCGGGAAGCCGTTGTTCCCCTTCGGGTACGGGCTCAGCTACACGAGCTTCCGCTACAGCGGCGTGCGGGCCGTCCAGGCCGGCGGCAAGGTCCAGGTGAGCGTCGACGTGACGAACACCGGCGCCCGCGCCGGGACCGACGTCGTCCAGCTCTACTCGAAGAACGCCGGCGTGCAGCGGTTGCGGGACTTCTCGAAGGTGACCCTGGCGCCGAAGCAGACCCGTACGCTGCGGTTCGAGGTGCCCGTCGCGGACCTGGCGTCCTGGGACGTCTCGCGGGACCGGTCCGTGGTGGCGGCGGGGGTCTACGAGTTCTCGGTGGGCCGCAACGCCGCCGAACTTTCGGCACCGCAGCCGGTCTACGTGCCGGGCGAGCGGGCCCTGCCGCGCGACCTGAGCCGTCCGACGCAGGCCCAGAACTTCGATGACTACTCCGGGACGACGTTGACGGACACGTCGAAGGTTTCGGGTACCTCGGTCGCGGGCGTGGCCGGGAGCTGGGTGGCGTACCGCGATGTGGCCTTGAACGGCCCGGCGCGCTTCTCGGCTTCGGTGTCGGCGCCGGCGTCATCGCGTGTCACGATCCGCCTGGACTCGCCGACCGGCCGTGTCTTGGGAACGGCTTCGGTGCCGAGCACAGGTGACCGGTACGCGTACACGACGGTGACCGCCGCACTGGCGAAGGCCGCCGGCCGCCACGACGTGTACCTGACCTTCGACGGCCCGGTGAACGTGGCGACGTTCTCGCTGCGGTGA